Proteins encoded within one genomic window of Actinoplanes octamycinicus:
- a CDS encoding LysM peptidoglycan-binding domain-containing protein, with product MGLLTQSLLKPVQDWAKAEFGTPPGAQVAFRFDRFGVTLTEADFMVPGHPELGISPEMAIERFSDLVNRVPIGVEDGDDDVTFSEIDIDTTYFHRLVDAAEPYLPASLPGPAREHRITAVSVLKAEATAVWEKHSVASVTGQGDSVRLSTPAPINWYDLGNSAGWQSRSFPIAGSDQAPAVKTFQWRLAPDDAQIGKAVQLPAAEVRKLPTADVLRRAAQLQRGDPVEPVQFTAVPGAVAKPVLRPLPADLIKVSIADRMLAKRRLLENAPVKAATTSAQTTVAFDACLVRIDRPWLFWPFLTDVTWEAVGLSRGGLSAANAIGSLGWLPTGLLAIRNFTITSNWSAQDVEASATATSFGPFAVAGKIANGVLSGPPGSIQVIGWLLQQLPTLPPNDEVPAAPAPTPAPVPKRQYTVAKGDTLWKIARMMYGDGKRWKKIADANHITDPNKIKVGQRLVIP from the coding sequence GTGGGTCTGCTCACCCAATCACTGCTCAAGCCCGTCCAGGACTGGGCCAAAGCCGAGTTCGGCACCCCGCCCGGCGCGCAGGTGGCGTTCCGCTTCGACCGGTTCGGCGTCACCCTGACCGAGGCGGACTTCATGGTGCCCGGCCACCCGGAGCTGGGCATCTCGCCGGAGATGGCGATCGAGCGGTTCTCCGATCTGGTCAACCGGGTGCCGATCGGGGTGGAGGACGGGGACGACGACGTCACGTTCTCCGAGATCGACATCGACACCACGTACTTCCACCGGCTGGTCGACGCGGCCGAGCCGTACCTGCCGGCGAGTCTGCCCGGTCCCGCCCGGGAACACCGGATCACCGCTGTCAGCGTGCTCAAGGCGGAGGCGACTGCGGTCTGGGAGAAGCACTCGGTCGCCTCGGTGACCGGACAGGGCGATTCGGTCCGGCTCTCCACCCCGGCTCCGATCAACTGGTACGACTTGGGCAACTCCGCCGGGTGGCAGTCGCGCTCGTTCCCCATCGCCGGCTCCGACCAGGCCCCGGCGGTGAAGACGTTCCAATGGCGGCTGGCGCCGGACGACGCGCAGATCGGCAAGGCGGTCCAGCTGCCCGCGGCGGAGGTGCGCAAGCTGCCCACCGCTGACGTGCTGCGCCGCGCCGCCCAGCTGCAACGTGGCGATCCGGTCGAGCCGGTGCAGTTCACCGCGGTTCCCGGCGCCGTGGCGAAACCCGTCCTGCGTCCGCTCCCGGCGGACCTGATCAAGGTGTCGATCGCCGACCGGATGCTGGCGAAACGGCGGCTGCTGGAGAACGCGCCGGTGAAGGCGGCCACCACCAGTGCGCAGACGACGGTCGCGTTCGACGCGTGCCTGGTCCGTATCGACCGGCCCTGGCTGTTCTGGCCCTTCCTGACCGATGTCACCTGGGAAGCCGTCGGGCTCAGCCGGGGCGGTCTCAGCGCGGCGAATGCGATCGGTTCGCTGGGCTGGCTGCCGACCGGCCTGCTCGCGATCCGCAACTTCACGATCACCAGCAACTGGTCGGCGCAGGACGTGGAGGCGTCGGCCACCGCGACCAGCTTCGGGCCGTTCGCGGTCGCCGGCAAGATCGCCAACGGGGTGCTCTCCGGGCCGCCGGGCAGCATCCAGGTGATCGGCTGGCTGCTCCAGCAGCTGCCGACCCTGCCGCCCAACGACGAGGTGCCCGCGGCGCCGGCGCCCACCCCGGCGCCCGTCCCGAAGCGGCAGTACACGGTGGCCAAAGGGGACACCCTGTGGAAGATCGCCCGGATGATGTACGGCGACGGGAAGCGGTGGAAGAAGATCGCCGACGCCAACCACATCACCGACCCGAACAAGATCAAGGTCGGGCAGCGACTGGTCATCCCGTGA
- a CDS encoding PucR family transcriptional regulator: protein MTTPWRRVPADLATAMRPRLPDAVPAIADAVTAANPALADTSKAKFDRDLRTAVQVAIEGFLDLAGTDEPALPPRIREVFVALGAAEARENRGPELLLGALRTAARVLLRTASQSLAESRPVTVDEIIDLSDATSAFVDELAAACTDGLARQLREQAGEGDRRRRRAADLLLRGGVPADVVREAVTAIGWPAPDRIVPVLLPPDQARDARFRFAADGVVAERAGDAVLLLRSGPRAERSALAEALAGRDAVVGPVLSWTEVPEAVRLAERAAELIGTGPAPVFVEDHFAALALRGEPGALAALAARRLAPLGGLRPGQRDQLLDTLACWLRHWGSRGAVAAELYVHPQTVSYRLNRLRDLLGPDLDDPAARFELLLVLSQRSYATRAL, encoded by the coding sequence ATGACGACCCCGTGGCGGCGCGTGCCGGCTGACCTGGCGACCGCCATGCGGCCCCGCCTGCCGGACGCCGTCCCGGCCATCGCCGACGCGGTCACCGCGGCGAACCCGGCGCTCGCGGATACCTCGAAAGCCAAATTCGACCGCGATCTGCGTACGGCCGTGCAGGTCGCCATCGAGGGTTTTCTCGACCTGGCCGGCACCGACGAGCCGGCCCTGCCCCCACGGATCCGGGAGGTGTTCGTCGCCCTGGGCGCCGCCGAGGCCCGCGAGAACCGGGGCCCGGAGCTGCTCCTCGGCGCCCTGCGCACGGCCGCGCGGGTGCTGCTGCGGACCGCCTCCCAGTCCCTCGCCGAGTCCCGCCCGGTCACCGTCGACGAGATCATCGACCTGTCCGACGCGACCAGCGCGTTCGTCGACGAGCTCGCCGCGGCCTGTACCGACGGGCTGGCCCGGCAGCTGCGCGAGCAGGCCGGCGAGGGCGACCGGCGCCGCCGCCGGGCCGCCGACCTGCTGCTGCGCGGGGGCGTGCCGGCCGACGTGGTCCGCGAGGCGGTCACCGCGATCGGCTGGCCGGCCCCGGACCGGATCGTCCCGGTGCTGCTGCCGCCGGACCAGGCCCGGGACGCCCGGTTCCGGTTCGCCGCGGACGGCGTGGTCGCCGAGCGCGCCGGGGACGCCGTGCTGCTGCTCCGCTCCGGCCCGCGCGCCGAACGGTCCGCGCTGGCCGAGGCCCTGGCCGGCCGCGACGCCGTGGTCGGCCCGGTGCTCTCCTGGACCGAGGTGCCCGAGGCGGTCCGGCTCGCCGAGCGGGCCGCCGAGCTGATCGGCACCGGGCCGGCGCCGGTCTTCGTCGAGGACCACTTCGCCGCGCTGGCGCTGCGTGGCGAGCCGGGCGCGCTGGCCGCGCTCGCCGCCCGCCGGCTGGCCCCGCTCGGCGGGCTGCGCCCCGGCCAGCGCGACCAGCTGCTCGACACGCTGGCCTGCTGGCTGCGGCACTGGGGTTCGCGCGGCGCGGTCGCCGCCGAGCTCTACGTCCACCCGCAGACGGTCAGCTACCGGCTGAACCGGCTGCGCGACCTGCTCGGCCCGGACCTGGACGACCCGGCCGCCCGGTTCGAGCTGCTGCTGGTGCTCAGTCAGCGGTCGTACGCCACCAGGGCGCTGTAG
- a CDS encoding peptidoglycan-binding protein, giving the protein MANIFTQNTSSLSSFIRTEVEFGGPVANGSRGTAVRRVQEWLTLHDHGVVVDGIFGPATGRAVAAFQSDHGLATTSTVDQQTFDRLVAPMVGVLKQRVTRSVPLAEAVVEYAKAHLEPHPREVGGPNSGPWVRLYMSGREGEAFAWCAGFVTFLLDQAAQSLKAGKPITGSVSCDTLAAQATQAGVFLAGSEAAGKLTPGSIFLVRRVPGDWTHTGVVTEVHDSTFDTIEGNTNDAGQREGYEVCARTRSYDDKDFILI; this is encoded by the coding sequence ATGGCGAACATCTTCACGCAGAACACCAGTTCGTTGTCCAGCTTCATCCGTACCGAGGTCGAGTTCGGCGGCCCGGTCGCCAACGGCTCCCGCGGCACCGCGGTGCGCCGCGTCCAGGAGTGGCTCACCCTGCACGACCACGGCGTGGTGGTGGACGGGATCTTCGGCCCGGCCACCGGCCGCGCGGTCGCCGCCTTCCAGTCCGATCACGGCCTGGCCACCACCAGCACCGTCGACCAGCAGACCTTCGACCGGCTGGTGGCGCCGATGGTCGGCGTGCTCAAGCAGCGGGTCACCCGGTCGGTCCCGCTCGCCGAGGCGGTCGTCGAGTACGCCAAGGCCCACCTCGAACCGCACCCGCGCGAGGTCGGTGGCCCGAACAGCGGCCCGTGGGTGCGGCTCTACATGAGCGGCCGGGAGGGCGAGGCGTTCGCCTGGTGCGCCGGCTTCGTCACCTTCCTGCTCGACCAGGCCGCCCAGTCGCTGAAGGCCGGCAAGCCGATCACCGGCTCGGTCTCCTGCGACACCCTGGCCGCGCAGGCCACCCAGGCCGGTGTCTTCCTGGCCGGCAGCGAGGCGGCCGGCAAGCTCACCCCGGGCAGCATCTTCCTGGTCCGCCGGGTGCCCGGCGACTGGACGCACACGGGCGTCGTGACCGAGGTGCACGACAGCACCTTCGACACCATCGAGGGCAACACCAACGACGCCGGGCAGCGCGAGGGCTACGAGGTCTGCGCCCGGACCCGGTCGTACGACGACAAGGACTTCATCCTCATCTAG
- a CDS encoding (2Fe-2S)-binding protein has translation MYVCICYHVREREVRSAIQCGARTEESVGDACGAGTGCGSCLDRIGELIEEEATADTLLPSAA, from the coding sequence GTGTACGTCTGTATCTGTTACCACGTCCGTGAGCGTGAAGTCCGTTCCGCGATCCAGTGCGGCGCCCGGACGGAGGAGTCGGTCGGCGACGCCTGTGGGGCCGGCACCGGTTGCGGCAGCTGCCTGGACCGGATCGGTGAGCTGATCGAGGAGGAGGCGACCGCCGACACGCTGCTACCCTCCGCTGCCTAG
- a CDS encoding xylulokinase, which translates to MAIAPQVLAIDLGTSGMKAALVAADGTVTGWAERPVPLRVLPGGGAEQDPLAWWDALAEVVADLGRDHPAHLRAVTTICSSTQGEGTIAVDAAGEPLTPCISWLDMRGAPHLRRQFGGFPSYDGISIVRIARWLRLTGGMPSITGKDPAAHMLLVRDEMPDVYARTKTFLNVLDWINLKLTGRTVATVDSILTSWVTDNRKATAIRYAPSLVAASGIDRDKFPPIVTCTEVIGTLAPSAADHLGLPASIRVVAGAIDNTAAAIGAGTVRDHEPHLYLGTSSWIAAHVPAKKTDVGSGIASIPCALPDRYLMTALQATAGANLTWLRDKIVEYDDPLLAAGHISRDEGTIFDAFDKIIPSVPAGADGVLYMPWLYGERAPVDDPHLRAGFLNISLETTRSDLLRAVFEGVALNTRWMAKAVDRFLGAPVSSMVITGGAARSRSWCQIFADVLDIEIRRDANPVQVNARGAGWIGAVGTGMIAFSDIPDLARNDEVFEPGPDRAVYSDIYEVYTQLHKRLAPVYKRLHRATGGPHRP; encoded by the coding sequence ATGGCGATCGCGCCGCAGGTGCTGGCGATCGACCTGGGCACCTCCGGGATGAAGGCGGCCCTGGTCGCCGCGGACGGCACGGTGACCGGCTGGGCCGAGCGCCCGGTGCCGCTGCGGGTGCTGCCCGGCGGCGGCGCCGAGCAGGACCCGCTCGCCTGGTGGGATGCCCTCGCCGAGGTGGTCGCCGACCTCGGCCGGGACCACCCGGCGCACCTGCGCGCGGTCACCACGATCTGCTCGTCGACCCAGGGCGAGGGGACGATCGCCGTCGACGCCGCGGGTGAGCCGCTCACCCCGTGCATCAGCTGGCTGGACATGCGCGGAGCGCCGCACCTGCGTCGCCAGTTCGGCGGCTTCCCGTCGTACGACGGCATCTCGATCGTGAGAATCGCCCGGTGGCTGCGGCTGACCGGGGGGATGCCGTCGATCACCGGCAAGGATCCGGCCGCGCACATGCTGCTGGTGCGCGACGAGATGCCGGACGTGTACGCGCGGACGAAGACCTTCCTGAACGTCCTGGACTGGATCAACCTGAAGCTGACCGGGCGGACGGTGGCCACCGTCGACTCGATCCTCACCTCGTGGGTCACCGACAACCGCAAGGCGACCGCCATCCGGTACGCGCCGTCGCTGGTCGCGGCCAGCGGGATCGACCGGGACAAGTTCCCGCCGATCGTGACATGCACCGAGGTGATCGGCACGCTCGCCCCCAGCGCTGCCGATCACCTCGGCCTCCCCGCCTCGATCCGGGTGGTGGCCGGGGCGATCGACAACACCGCGGCGGCGATCGGCGCCGGCACTGTGCGGGACCACGAGCCGCACCTCTACCTGGGCACCTCGTCGTGGATCGCGGCGCACGTGCCGGCCAAGAAGACCGACGTGGGCAGCGGGATCGCGTCCATCCCGTGCGCGCTGCCGGACCGCTACCTGATGACCGCGCTGCAGGCCACCGCCGGCGCGAACCTCACCTGGCTGCGCGACAAGATCGTGGAGTACGACGACCCGCTGCTCGCCGCCGGGCACATCAGCCGGGACGAGGGCACCATCTTCGACGCCTTCGACAAGATCATCCCGAGCGTGCCGGCCGGCGCGGACGGCGTGCTCTACATGCCGTGGCTCTACGGCGAGCGGGCGCCGGTCGACGACCCGCATCTGCGCGCCGGCTTCCTGAACATCTCCCTGGAGACGACCCGGTCCGACCTGCTGCGGGCGGTGTTCGAGGGGGTCGCGCTGAACACCCGGTGGATGGCCAAGGCGGTGGACCGCTTCCTCGGCGCGCCGGTGTCGTCGATGGTGATCACCGGCGGCGCGGCCCGGTCCCGCTCGTGGTGCCAGATCTTCGCCGACGTGCTGGACATCGAGATCCGCCGCGACGCGAACCCGGTGCAGGTGAACGCGCGGGGCGCCGGCTGGATCGGCGCGGTCGGCACCGGCATGATCGCCTTCTCCGACATCCCGGACCTGGCCCGCAACGACGAGGTCTTCGAGCCGGGCCCGGACCGCGCGGTCTACAGCGACATCTACGAGGTCTACACGCAGCTGCACAAGCGGCTGGCGCCGGTCTACAAGCGGCTGCACCGCGCGACCGGCGGCCCGCACCGCCCCTGA
- a CDS encoding cytochrome P450, with product MDTASRHEFRVLAAAHPRLPMLLTAGRLARRLRKVPRIGWVTADPLTARRILNDPEHFTLLGEGGVGHLWAQVLGDWVYEIFDGPGHHQLRSRTRDLFTDESARRLTDRVIGPRLARAGAELRAGRSVDVADLARVLVGRIVADLLLLPVADRDESYREIFATGEELAALALGTTASTHLPPETIGRAKEIVGRLTANVAGSWRTAPAETVLGRCRDLGLTQQQAEGLATLLMVAGTETAASAMARTVAILHDTGAQHRLRAEPDLLADAVREGLRVTTPAPLIGRAVAADVTIDGRRLRAGERVLMLTWTANNAAGGFDLDRGYLPEQRQLWFGAGRHLCLGAPVARAEITGLLRTLLDTGRPWAIRGRRYRREVLIPSYDALPVTLV from the coding sequence ATGGACACCGCCTCGCGTCATGAGTTCCGGGTGCTTGCCGCCGCGCACCCGAGGTTGCCGATGCTGCTGACCGCCGGCCGGCTGGCCCGGCGGCTGCGGAAGGTGCCGCGGATCGGCTGGGTGACCGCCGACCCGCTGACCGCGCGGCGGATCCTCAACGATCCGGAGCACTTCACGCTGCTCGGCGAGGGCGGCGTCGGGCACCTGTGGGCGCAGGTGCTCGGCGACTGGGTCTACGAGATCTTCGACGGGCCCGGGCACCACCAGCTGCGGTCCCGGACCCGCGACCTGTTCACCGACGAGAGCGCCCGGCGGCTCACCGACCGGGTGATCGGCCCGCGGCTGGCGCGGGCCGGGGCGGAGCTGCGCGCCGGGCGCAGCGTCGACGTCGCCGACCTGGCCCGGGTCCTGGTCGGCCGGATCGTCGCCGACCTGCTGCTGTTGCCGGTGGCCGACCGCGACGAGTCGTACCGGGAGATCTTCGCCACCGGCGAGGAACTCGCCGCCCTGGCCCTCGGGACCACCGCGAGCACCCACCTCCCGCCGGAGACGATCGGGCGGGCCAAGGAGATCGTCGGGCGGCTGACCGCCAACGTGGCCGGCTCCTGGCGGACCGCGCCCGCGGAGACCGTCCTCGGCCGCTGCCGTGACCTGGGGCTGACCCAGCAGCAGGCGGAGGGGCTGGCCACCCTGCTGATGGTGGCCGGGACCGAGACCGCGGCCAGCGCGATGGCCCGGACCGTGGCGATCCTGCACGACACCGGCGCGCAGCACCGGCTCCGCGCCGAGCCGGACCTGCTGGCCGACGCGGTCCGCGAGGGCCTGCGGGTGACCACGCCGGCCCCGCTGATCGGCCGGGCGGTCGCCGCCGACGTCACCATCGACGGCCGCCGGCTGCGTGCCGGCGAGCGGGTGCTGATGCTGACCTGGACCGCGAACAACGCGGCCGGCGGCTTCGACCTGGACCGCGGCTACCTCCCGGAGCAGCGGCAGCTCTGGTTCGGCGCGGGCCGCCACCTCTGCCTGGGCGCGCCGGTCGCCCGCGCCGAGATCACCGGTCTGCTCCGCACCCTGCTCGACACCGGCCGCCCGTGGGCGATCCGCGGCCGCCGCTACCGCCGCGAGGTGCTGATCCCGTCCTACGACGCGCTGCCGGTCACCCTGGTCTAG
- the bfr gene encoding bacterioferritin, with translation MQGDARVIEFLNEQLTAELTAINQYFLHAKMQDNWGYTVLAKHTRAESIDEMRHAEVLTDRILFLDGLPNYQKLFALRIGETVKEQFECDMKIEVEAVDRLRRGLEYMRSVGDITSARIFEDILADEEHHVDYLETQLSLIEKLGEPLYLQNVTEHPEAG, from the coding sequence ATGCAAGGTGACGCCCGTGTCATCGAGTTCCTCAACGAGCAGCTCACCGCGGAACTGACCGCGATCAACCAGTACTTCCTGCACGCCAAGATGCAGGACAACTGGGGTTACACCGTGCTGGCGAAACACACCAGGGCCGAGTCGATCGACGAGATGCGGCACGCCGAGGTGCTCACCGACCGGATCCTCTTCCTCGACGGCCTGCCGAACTATCAGAAGCTGTTCGCGCTGCGGATCGGCGAGACGGTCAAGGAGCAGTTCGAGTGCGACATGAAGATCGAGGTGGAGGCGGTCGACCGGCTGCGCCGCGGCCTGGAGTACATGCGCTCGGTCGGTGACATCACGTCCGCCCGGATCTTCGAGGACATCCTGGCCGACGAGGAGCACCATGTCGACTACCTGGAGACGCAGCTCAGCCTGATCGAGAAGCTCGGCGAGCCGCTCTACCTGCAGAACGTCACGGAGCACCCGGAAGCCGGCTGA
- a CDS encoding aminotransferase class III-fold pyridoxal phosphate-dependent enzyme yields the protein MKHRLSRQHVVDMCRTMLDRGYLKATEGNVSVRIPGHELYAVTPSNYDYDKMRVEDVCIVDFRGKHVPDEDGAGGLVPSIECGMHANIYRERHDVNAIVHTHQPYASALAFLRKPIPALTDEQVRFLGKEVAIIDYAPSGTGFLAKNVQKKVASGDNAFIIANHGVVALGTDPSRAVFTMALLEKVSIAYLMALTSEAGKVYTIPAAIREIAFGKLRKDEKRIASQIVDAVEPIRVPSDEPLPSVSEVPDTAPEEDHGYMISEYLDVPDTMRRLKALVAQPVRGLRHDALLDTLNYFETKCRASKEITERARKRIPGGVQHNLAFNYPFPLAIDKAEGAHLTDRDGNVYIDFLQAGGPTILGSNYGPVNERVAAVIKESGPVTGLFHEYELKLAEIINKYMPHIEMYRSLGSGTEAVMAAVRAARAKTGKKMVIKVGGAYHGWSDTVVYGLRVPGSFRMNAKGIPWGATGRTREAFPHDLGTLKRKLIENRLRGGTAAVIVEPFGPESGTRPVPHDYNAAVRKLCTEFGAMLIFDEVVTGFRTGMGGAAGYFGVTPDLTVFGKAVSGGYPMAGGVGGRADIMSVFGSGLDGKSGAHIQVGGTLSANPLSCAAGYFAIQEMARTNAPVIAGRAGDRLTRGLQRLIDKYGLPYVAYNQGSIVHLECSGVMLLDMRSPIKLLKENKARKTLMEQMGAAYAAHGIITLAGSRMYTSLADTDEVIDDALARFDQVFALVEGV from the coding sequence GTGAAACACCGACTGTCCCGCCAGCACGTGGTCGACATGTGCCGGACGATGCTCGACCGTGGATACCTGAAGGCGACCGAGGGCAACGTCTCGGTCCGGATCCCCGGCCACGAGCTGTACGCCGTCACGCCGAGCAACTACGACTACGACAAGATGCGCGTCGAGGACGTCTGCATCGTCGACTTCCGGGGCAAGCACGTCCCGGACGAGGACGGCGCCGGCGGCCTGGTGCCGTCGATCGAGTGCGGGATGCACGCGAACATCTACCGCGAGCGGCACGACGTCAACGCGATCGTGCACACCCACCAGCCGTACGCCTCCGCACTCGCCTTCCTCCGCAAGCCGATCCCGGCGCTCACCGACGAGCAGGTGCGCTTCCTCGGCAAGGAGGTGGCGATCATCGACTACGCGCCGTCCGGCACCGGCTTCCTCGCCAAGAACGTGCAGAAGAAGGTGGCGAGCGGGGACAACGCGTTCATCATCGCGAACCACGGCGTGGTGGCGCTGGGCACCGACCCGTCGCGGGCGGTGTTCACCATGGCGCTGCTGGAGAAGGTGTCGATCGCCTATCTGATGGCGCTGACCTCGGAGGCCGGGAAGGTCTACACGATTCCGGCGGCGATCCGGGAGATCGCTTTCGGCAAGCTTCGCAAGGACGAGAAGCGGATCGCCTCGCAGATCGTGGACGCGGTCGAACCGATCCGGGTCCCTTCCGACGAGCCGCTTCCCAGCGTGTCCGAAGTCCCGGACACGGCGCCGGAAGAAGACCACGGCTACATGATCAGCGAGTACCTCGACGTCCCGGACACCATGCGCCGGCTCAAGGCCCTGGTCGCCCAGCCGGTGCGCGGGCTGCGGCACGACGCCCTGCTGGACACGCTGAACTACTTCGAGACCAAGTGCCGGGCCAGCAAGGAGATCACCGAGCGGGCCAGGAAGCGGATCCCCGGCGGCGTCCAGCACAACCTGGCCTTCAACTACCCGTTCCCGCTCGCCATCGACAAGGCCGAGGGCGCGCACCTGACCGACCGGGACGGCAACGTCTACATCGACTTCCTGCAGGCCGGCGGCCCGACCATCCTGGGCAGCAACTACGGCCCGGTGAACGAGCGGGTGGCCGCGGTGATCAAGGAGAGCGGCCCGGTCACCGGCCTGTTCCACGAATACGAGCTGAAGCTCGCCGAGATCATCAACAAGTACATGCCGCACATCGAGATGTACCGGTCGCTGGGCTCCGGCACCGAGGCCGTGATGGCGGCGGTCCGGGCGGCCCGGGCGAAGACCGGCAAGAAGATGGTGATCAAGGTCGGCGGCGCGTACCACGGCTGGTCCGACACCGTGGTCTACGGGCTGCGGGTGCCGGGCAGCTTCCGGATGAACGCCAAGGGCATCCCGTGGGGCGCCACCGGCCGCACCCGCGAGGCGTTCCCGCACGACCTGGGCACGCTCAAGCGCAAGCTGATCGAGAACCGGCTGCGCGGCGGCACCGCCGCGGTGATCGTCGAGCCGTTCGGGCCGGAGTCCGGCACCCGGCCGGTCCCGCACGACTACAACGCGGCGGTGCGCAAGCTGTGCACCGAGTTCGGCGCGATGCTGATCTTCGACGAGGTGGTCACCGGGTTCCGCACCGGGATGGGCGGCGCGGCCGGCTACTTCGGGGTCACCCCGGACCTGACCGTCTTCGGCAAGGCCGTCTCCGGCGGCTACCCGATGGCCGGCGGGGTCGGCGGGCGGGCCGACATCATGAGCGTGTTCGGCTCCGGCCTGGACGGCAAGAGCGGCGCGCACATCCAGGTCGGCGGCACCCTGTCGGCGAACCCGCTGTCCTGCGCGGCCGGGTACTTCGCGATCCAGGAGATGGCCCGGACCAACGCGCCGGTGATCGCCGGCCGCGCCGGGGACCGGCTCACCCGGGGCCTGCAGCGGCTGATCGACAAGTACGGGCTGCCCTACGTGGCGTACAACCAGGGGTCGATCGTGCACCTGGAGTGCAGCGGCGTGATGCTGCTCGACATGCGCAGCCCGATCAAGCTGCTCAAGGAGAACAAGGCGCGCAAGACGCTGATGGAACAGATGGGCGCGGCGTACGCGGCGCACGGCATCATCACCCTGGCCGGCTCCCGGATGTACACCTCGCTGGCCGACACCGACGAGGTCATCGACGACGCGCTCGCCCGGTTCGACCAGGTCTTCGCCCTGGTCGAGGGGGTCTAG
- a CDS encoding glycoside hydrolase family 6 protein, with the protein MSPVSPHRRWLAAAAAGATVATGAVLLAAGTAEAGTISGTLYREADGTAVARWVAANPNDYRTAAIRDKIASQPASRWLSNFNLNTIGSEVSGYVGAANAAGQIPVLTAYGIPNRDCGGASAGGAPDLTQYQTWISSIARSLGNRTVIVILEPDSIALQTCLSASEITARDNTLATATRTLKAGNPNAKVYLDGGHSTWNSATEQANRLAAAGVADADGFYTNVSNFNPTSSETAFGRAVINALNGRGITGKRQVVDTSRNGGAAGDWCGDDNTDRRIGNYPTTTTNDGNVDAFLWVKPPGEADGCRYAAGSFQPDLAYSLANGAPNPPVTSSPTPSSPSPSASSSMPSDPPPSSSSPSVPSGAGCTAAFKVTSSWSGGYQANVTVTAGKAISGWTVSWTLGTGQAISQVWNGTLTTSGSAVSVRNVSWNGTLGAGATAEFGLIGSGAVTTPAVTCTAA; encoded by the coding sequence ATGTCCCCCGTTTCCCCGCACCGCAGATGGCTGGCGGCGGCCGCCGCCGGCGCCACCGTGGCGACCGGCGCCGTGCTCCTCGCGGCCGGTACCGCCGAAGCCGGCACGATCAGCGGCACCCTCTACCGGGAAGCGGACGGCACCGCCGTCGCCCGGTGGGTGGCCGCCAACCCCAACGACTACCGGACCGCGGCGATCCGCGACAAGATCGCCAGTCAGCCGGCCTCGCGCTGGCTCAGCAACTTCAACCTGAACACCATCGGCTCCGAGGTGTCCGGCTACGTCGGGGCGGCCAACGCGGCCGGGCAGATCCCGGTGCTGACCGCGTACGGCATCCCCAACCGCGACTGCGGCGGCGCCAGCGCCGGCGGCGCGCCGGACCTCACCCAGTACCAGACCTGGATCTCCTCGATCGCCCGCTCGCTGGGCAACCGGACCGTGATCGTGATCCTGGAACCGGACTCGATCGCGCTGCAGACCTGCCTGAGCGCGAGTGAGATCACCGCCCGGGACAACACGCTGGCCACCGCCACCCGCACCCTGAAGGCGGGCAACCCGAACGCCAAGGTCTACCTGGACGGCGGGCACTCCACCTGGAACAGCGCCACCGAGCAGGCCAACCGGCTGGCCGCGGCGGGCGTGGCGGACGCCGACGGGTTCTACACCAACGTCTCCAACTTCAACCCGACGTCGAGCGAGACGGCGTTCGGCCGGGCGGTCATCAACGCGCTGAACGGGCGCGGCATCACCGGCAAGCGCCAGGTGGTGGACACCAGCCGGAACGGCGGAGCGGCCGGTGACTGGTGCGGCGACGACAACACCGACCGGCGGATCGGGAACTACCCGACCACCACCACCAACGACGGCAACGTGGACGCCTTCCTCTGGGTGAAACCGCCGGGCGAGGCGGACGGCTGCCGGTACGCGGCCGGCTCGTTCCAGCCCGACCTGGCCTACAGCCTGGCCAACGGGGCGCCGAACCCGCCGGTGACCAGCTCGCCGACCCCCTCGTCGCCGTCGCCGTCGGCCTCGTCGTCGATGCCGTCCGACCCGCCCCCGTCCTCCTCGTCGCCGTCGGTACCGTCCGGGGCCGGGTGCACGGCGGCGTTCAAGGTGACCAGCTCGTGGTCCGGCGGCTACCAGGCGAACGTCACGGTGACCGCCGGCAAGGCGATCAGCGGCTGGACCGTCTCCTGGACGCTGGGCACCGGCCAGGCGATCAGCCAGGTGTGGAACGGGACGCTGACCACCAGCGGCTCCGCGGTCTCGGTCCGCAACGTGTCGTGGAACGGCACCCTGGGCGCCGGCGCCACCGCCGAGTTCGGCCTGATCGGCAGCGGCGCCGTCACCACCCCGGCGGTGACCTGCACCGCCGCTTGA